Proteins co-encoded in one Haladaptatus sp. ZSTT2 genomic window:
- a CDS encoding NYN domain-containing protein produces the protein MSGLTEDAFGDRDEPKVGLFVDGPNMLRDEFSVDLDDVREAGMEVGWLATRRLYLDEHATPALIQAAEARGFEVIITSGDVDVKLAVDATEFIVTESIDVLAIASRDTDFKPLLEMASRHGVRTLAIAPGEHGRSDALRNAAHDSVTIE, from the coding sequence ATGTCCGGTCTGACAGAAGACGCGTTCGGTGACCGTGACGAACCCAAAGTGGGGTTGTTCGTCGATGGACCGAACATGCTGCGCGACGAGTTTAGTGTTGACTTAGACGATGTCCGTGAGGCGGGAATGGAGGTGGGGTGGCTTGCGACGCGACGACTCTATCTCGACGAACACGCGACGCCTGCGCTCATTCAAGCCGCAGAAGCCCGCGGCTTCGAGGTCATCATCACGAGCGGCGACGTGGACGTGAAACTCGCCGTCGACGCGACCGAGTTCATCGTCACCGAATCGATTGACGTCCTCGCAATCGCCTCTCGAGATACGGATTTCAAACCATTGCTCGAAATGGCCTCGCGCCACGGCGTGCGCACGCTCGCCATCGCACCGGGCGAACACGGTCGCTCTGACGCGTTGCGCAACGCCGCCCACGATTCCGTCACCATCGAGTAA
- a CDS encoding TatD family hydrolase, protein MPDTPVLDNHMHLDPVYGRNEEAVKDFARAGGTHLLVVNKPSWHLLDREVDGPADFREVFELTVGAVEQATELLDGRAWAVLGVHPALISRLVGERDFSPAEARDLMQTGLDVAAEFVDDGRALALKSGRPHYEVADAVWEASNDVMKQAFALGAEHDCAVQLHTETSEDLTEVAEWAEARGLPEHKVVKHYSGGKLAGPTPSVLADKDRLELALTEHKPFLMETDFIDDPDRPGAVLGPKTVPRRVNWLLESGHEEAVRVAHVETPKAVYDIDTIDY, encoded by the coding sequence ATGCCCGACACCCCGGTTCTCGACAATCATATGCACCTTGACCCGGTGTACGGTCGAAACGAGGAAGCCGTCAAAGACTTCGCGCGCGCCGGTGGCACCCACCTGCTCGTCGTCAACAAACCGTCGTGGCACCTGCTCGACCGCGAGGTCGATGGCCCAGCCGATTTCCGCGAGGTTTTCGAGTTGACCGTCGGCGCGGTCGAGCAGGCGACGGAACTTCTGGATGGGCGCGCGTGGGCCGTCCTCGGCGTCCACCCGGCGCTCATCTCGCGGCTGGTTGGCGAACGCGACTTCTCGCCGGCAGAAGCGCGCGACTTGATGCAGACCGGCCTCGACGTGGCAGCCGAGTTCGTCGACGACGGGCGTGCGCTCGCGCTCAAGTCCGGGCGGCCGCACTACGAGGTTGCAGATGCTGTGTGGGAGGCGTCGAACGACGTGATGAAACAAGCCTTCGCGCTCGGCGCGGAGCACGACTGCGCGGTGCAACTCCACACTGAGACGAGCGAGGATTTGACTGAAGTGGCGGAGTGGGCCGAAGCCCGGGGGCTTCCCGAACACAAGGTGGTCAAGCACTATTCAGGGGGCAAACTCGCCGGTCCGACGCCGAGCGTGCTTGCCGATAAAGACCGGCTCGAACTCGCGCTCACCGAACACAAGCCGTTCTTGATGGAGACGGATTTCATCGACGACCCCGACCGGCCGGGTGCGGTGTTGGGGCCGAAAACGGTTCCACGGCGGGTGAACTGGCTGCTCGAATCGGGCCACGAAGAGGCCGTTCGGGTCGCACACGTCGAGACGCCGAAGGCCGTGTATGACATTGACACGATAGATTACTGA
- a CDS encoding DUF2150 family protein, giving the protein MSTPPGEFYTEDRWQNWLDRIQQEEIDPEDEDSARLLLNLQDDTAIAIVKVVTSHSDGDIDTEAAQEELAKIREIVLADVEFEDEEKAMLVDGVQTSLLCVFYAAEQYILDGVAEDASVEEYIVAAGDAEAEDDLDAALGYCVQAGTRIIDGNDLDLAVAEELEYGLVTEWVNGLDSLHNAMSDPEVVEEDDE; this is encoded by the coding sequence ATGAGCACGCCCCCTGGAGAGTTCTACACTGAGGATCGGTGGCAGAACTGGTTAGACCGGATTCAACAAGAAGAAATCGACCCAGAAGACGAAGACTCAGCGCGCCTGTTGCTCAACTTGCAGGACGATACGGCCATCGCGATTGTGAAGGTCGTCACTAGCCACTCAGACGGTGACATCGACACGGAGGCAGCCCAAGAAGAGCTTGCGAAGATTCGAGAAATCGTCCTCGCGGACGTCGAGTTCGAAGACGAGGAGAAAGCAATGCTCGTTGACGGCGTCCAGACCTCGCTGCTGTGTGTGTTCTACGCCGCAGAGCAGTACATCCTCGATGGGGTGGCCGAGGATGCGAGCGTCGAAGAGTACATCGTCGCCGCGGGCGACGCGGAAGCAGAAGACGACTTAGACGCCGCGCTTGGCTACTGCGTGCAGGCCGGGACGCGCATCATCGACGGCAACGACTTAGACCTCGCCGTCGCAGAGGAACTCGAATACGGGCTCGTCACCGAATGGGTAAACGGCCTCGACAGCCTCCACAACGCGATGAGCGACCCCGAAGTCGTCGAAGAAGACGACGAATAA